AATCTTAGAAGAAAGTTATATAATGAGCTATTATCTTTTATGAACTCTATCTACAGCAAAAATGAGTGTCTATATGTGCACCTATTGTAATTATTGTGAATTACATCCCAATAATCAAATTTATATGACTAGtagtttgatttttatattatttagatTCATTAGATTTAAAATAATCACATTTGAAAAATAAAACATTCTTACTttgaaaaaatttatatatttttctcCACTTTAACTGATCCCTCTTTATTCGATGGGTGACTTTTGCCTCGATCTATATCTCCTTCCTTATAAATCATAAAACCTATATAATTGAACTCTTTATTGGTAGAAGAGTATGCTCCCTATACATGCATCTACTCCTTCCTCATTTACATTTCTAATAAAATTGCACCAAAAATGATTCGTGTTAGTTGTGTTGAAACCTTGTTATCTTGCATCAATCTTCACCAATGTGAAGACATTTCCCCACAACATTGTTGGATCAATCTGATATTGCCACTATTTAGATTTCTTGAAAAAAACCTTACTCAAATCATTATATCATATTACACAATAACTAAATTCAAAGCATTAGACATATTTTCATTTTAGTTTATATATTTGGTTAAAACATGAGTTGTTTGATTTGATCAATAATTTACTTAAGTTATTTTACTATTTGTCaaatattttaaaaacaattGAAAAAGAATACTAAAACCTAATTTTAGATATATAAAGGGTTGATTGTAACCATTTGCATTAGATAGGTCTTTCATATGCAAGATAACAAATCGTTAGGGGAATGAAATACAATTTTGTCAAATAGACAAAACTATCTAATCCCATATCATACAACTTtgcttttctttctttttctctctctctctctgacacacacacacattgctAGAGCAGAGACAAACGACACCGAACCAAACTCCAACtgctttagagagagaaaaaaagaaAAGGTTCAACTTCTTCCAGAAATGCTCTGAAATCTATCATCAGGAAGAAGAAGACGACGACGTAATTCGTCTGTATTCTGACCAACCAATCCAGCAAATAAATGCTTAGTCATTGTTTCTGCATCAATGCTCACCGAACAACTGCACTTATTTTATCCAGCAAAAAAAGCTAGCAAATTTCTCAATGAACCCTAAAAGACTGAACACCAAAGGTAAAAATCCATATCTATCGAACATTTcagtttttctattttctttagtTTCACACTCTTGCGTGTGTTTTTGTCAGTGAATACAGACTAATATGCATGCCTACTGTTCTTTCAAATTGCATCTGTTGCAATTAAGGTCAACTTCAAGTGAATCTGAAAATTTTTCTGTTTACTAATTATGCgctgtttttttattattataatttattatgtttttttttatttgatctACTTATTTATTCTCAATTTCGTTCTAGTTGAAGACTGTAAATTTCCGATATATGTTGCTCGTATTTTTACCATTTGTTCCTCTTTTAATCAATCCTTCGTTTTATCAGATAAAGAAAGCGAAAGCTAACAGAGAATCTCTAAGATCTCGTGTCTCTAATTTCCTTTTCTCTATCATTTCGCATTTAAATATTGATTAATTTCAATCTCTACCAGATTCTACTATTGAGGATCCTTGAATTCAATTCCATTTCTCGAAGATCCTTTGAAGATTCTACAAAAGAAATAATTGAACCTCTCTGAGAAACATAACAAGCGAagaaatttagggttttgggaATTAGTGTGAAGAATGGCTGCAGCATGGGAACATTTTGGAGAAATCGCAAATGTAGCCCAACTAACAGGTTTAGATGCAGTGAAGCTAATAGGGATGATTGTCCAAGCTGCTAACACAGCTCGTTTACACAAGAAGAACTGCAAACAATTTGCAACGCATTTGAAGTTGATTGGAAATCTTCTTCAACAACTCAAAATCAGTGAGCTGAAAAGGTATCCAGAAACACGTGAACCTTTAGAACAACTTGAAGATGCATTGAGAAGATCCTACATTTTAGTCAACAGTTGTCAAGATCGAAGCTATCTCTACTTACTTGCAATGGGATGGAACATTGTTTATCAATTCAGAAAAGCACAAAACGAAATTGATCGATACTTAAAGATTATCCCACTCATCACTCTTGTTGATAATGCTCGAGTCAGGGTATATAAAACTAAAAACGTCATCTTGTTCTAAAGATTATCAAATCTTGTTTTGACTTGTTTTCTTTCAGGAAAGATTGGAGTATATTGAAATGGATCAAAGGGAATACACATTGGATGATGAAGATAGAAAGGTGCAAGATGTTATCATGAAGCCTGATCCTTCACATACTGATACTGTTGTTTTGAAGAAAACACTTTCTTGTAGCTACCCAAATCTGCCTTTCAAGGAAGTTATcaagaaagaaaatgaaaagcTTCATATGGAACTACAAAGATCACAAGCTAACTTAGATGTAGGCCAATGTGAAGTTATTCAACATCTGATTGAGGTCACTCAAGTTGTTGCTTCAAATTCTCAACATGAAACAGAGCCTCAATATCCAAATGTTAACACCAATAAACAAGCTCAAGATGAGAGTGATAAAAATACAATTACAAATACAAAGCCACACTCAACTTCAAGGTTGATTTTCTTTCTCCTTCTGACTCCTTACAAGTTAAATTTGTTTTTTTGGattgtaagggtaaaatggtcatttatgaCATACTAAGTAGTAAGTGTTGTTGCAGAAGCACATCATATGGGCATCAAGAATGGCATTCAGATCTACTTGGCTGTTGTTCAGAGCCTAAGATGTGTATGTATTATGtaatatgtttatgttttcaattcttaataTTTTTCCATCTGTATAGCAATATACTTTaagaatttaaaaaataaaaatttatgtaGGCATGAAGACATTCTTCTTTCCATGTGGGACATTTTCAAAGATTGCATCTGTGGCGACAAACAGGCACATGAGTAAGATTCTTTATGAATTTAAAAAATACTAAAAGTTTTTTTTGCcctaattatatattattaatttataccATATCTATCTGTCAATAATTGAACAGCTTCAGGAGAAGCCTGCAATGAGCTTATGGCTTATTCTCTAATATTATCATGCTGTTGCTATACCTCTTGCATTAGGAGGAAGCTTCGGATGACTCTCAATATCACGGTACCCTTTTCCAgactaaaatgaccattttacccttacattccaaCAACACAgttttcatcatattcatcagTTTTGACATGAGGAGTTGGGAGGAAAATGTTAAGGGCTTAACCAATTAAGTCTATTAAGTCAAAAGGATACATCCCTTAAGTGTGGATTCTGTTTTCAGTTTTTGTagaaagtttatttttttttaaataaaaaaattggattttttttttttatgttactTAGGGTGGGTGGTGTGATGACTTTCTGTCACATATCATGTGTTGTTGCTGTGCACTTGTTCAAGAACTGCGAGAAGTTGAAATGCGTGGAATTCATGGTATTCACgtctttttatttatataaaggtTTACATATTTCCAAGGGGCAAATATGGAAATTTGCAATTGTGGTTATGTTTTGATAAGGGGTAGAAATGGAACTTTGCAGGTCCAGAGAAGACAAAAACAAGCTCTCCACCTTCGCAGTGGATGGAATCGTGAAGTTGATTTGATTATATGAGAAATAGTTACATAAGATTTGTTGCCATTGTTAATAGTTAATACCTCTCATGGTGGTTGACTTTTTCTTTACCTTACTTTTACTTTATGTAAAGTTGTTCTTGATGATAGATTCAACGCTTCAACAATAACTTAATTTAAAGAGTGAGAAATAGTGGTTTGATAAATGATAGGCTTCCAAAAACTGATTTGATTAATGTTATCAGGTTACCGAAGGAAACAACTTTTGTTTTTTCATGAAAAGtgatttgaattaaatttattgATAATTGGATTGTAAGCGTCGTATTGGCCCCAATAGTGAGCCCAAGATATATAAAATAAGAATGAATGACATGTCGAGAAAGAATTGCATAAATTAGAGCCAAAACCTTCAACACCAAGACAAACTGAAAGCACTGTAGAATTCTAGCAAGATTTTGGAAATTTGATAGTGACTACCAAGGAAAATAAGATCATAAAATCATCGACATGCAATAAATGTCAGATTGTGGGCCCTTGCAAGGTGTCCAGATTCTATGGAACATTCTAAGAAAGCTGGTTTTATGCATAATGACACATCTAAAATTTCCATAACGATGATAAAAAAGAAAGGTAAGAGTGAATTCATTTTTCGGGGATTCACTAAGCGACACAGAAGTTCACATGAAGGTGAAGCAACCATGTTTACACTTTTCTCCATGATGAGCGAAAGCACATTTATGCAATAACTAAGTTACACAATTCGCAGTTTAGAGTTAAATGCTTTGTCAAAGTCACCTTTCAATATAATGGCATTTTGCTGTTGTTTTTTTTACCCCAATAATTGCATACTTCATCACCATAAAAGGGTCATCAAGGATGTTCCTTCCATTAATGAAAACCAATTGAACATCTACAAGTTGTGGATATCACTTTATGGATGCTCTCAATGAGGTTTTTAGGTTTGCATGTGATCTTCTTGTAAATCATACAAACCTTCTAAACCTAAGAGAAATAACTTCAAATTGAATGCCAAATTCTAGTTCATTGTAATTACTAATTAAATCGGTTGTATCCCTTGATTATAAGAACCGAAAGAACTAATTTTCTCTTCCATTATTCTTGAGTTATGTCTTTGTTATAATAAGTCTCACCTCTCTTTTCTTTCTTCAATGAACCGATGTGGGATATATTACTTTCATGCACCGTCACATTTAGCATTACTTCAAATATTACACAAAACATAAATAAAGTGAAAATGGTAACCGTAGGAAATACCGTAGTTTTAAAActaatatttaataatataataatcaGAGGACGAATTGATAGTACAAGAAGTGACCAACCATCCGATGTGAAGCTCATCCGAGCTTAGTGTGGGATCCGAAGTTATGTGTAATCCGAGAAGCTTTTTTATCCGAGGTGTTTGTACGAGAAAGTGTTTATGCGAGCAATGGAGTTGTATTTTGTCTTTTAGTTTGTAGTAGATTTATGAACAAGATCAACAATATCTTTTTGTCATAGTACTATTACTAGTATTCATCTCTTTATTCCTTTGGTTAAAATAATGTATAAATGTGCCATTATATAGGCTAGTAAGACTTCATTGTAATGTTCATTTTTCAAGCATATTGAATACTGTCAATAAGAACATTCTGATTATTCTTATTTATTACTCGTATTTATTTCTTACATTAAATACTAAGTTGATTTTCAAGTCTTCGACCGGATCATTTCAGACTGATACTAGGACCTTACTTATTAGTTTCATTGTTGTTCGTTTTTTTTactctcacaattggtatcagagtctaagTGGTTATCCTTTGAATCCATTTGCCAAGATTGTCATTACTCAAGAACACAAGGGtattcattttcatttttatgCCTACATGATAAATTTTAAAACCTAAAAATGGCTAATCCGAATCAACTATGTACTCAATACACATAGCCAACAATGTGGATTTGCCCTACTTTAGCCCCATAACGGTGTGAATTCTAAAACGTAAaagtatttttgaataaatgtttttcattgatttataaaatcttgggatgtcataattgatacaaaacaaaagcataaacatgcCTTACATTATTCTTAGACTCTCAgtctacatctccttgaatctctcgTCATTCATGTATCTTTGTATTGCTACACGTGCTATAAAGAAATTGAATTtgtcgggttgggaaacctgctgagtacatagggttttcaacccacaatattataatctttaattatatatatatatatatatatatatatatatatatatatatatatatatatatatatatatatatatatatatatcagcaaACAAATAACCCAGTTACctgttctcgttatcctcacttcctAATCTTTAAATAATGATCTTGAGGGGTCCTTCCTAAAGGATCTTTATTAGCAGCAGTTGTCATTTATCCTTCCTTAAACATCTAGGCACATCAATACAATAGTACTTTGGGCACAACACAACAGTACGGCAGTACATTGGTCATAACACAACAGGTCACAACTCATTATTTTGCACAACATTTTACTAAGTAATATATTTCTAGGTGACTAGACACAACAATATAATAGTACTTTAGTTACAGTACAACGGGTCACAGATTGTTATCTTGCACAACCCTTACCTCAGCCTCTCATTTACTATTACTTTTACCCATCCCTTTACTAACCTATCACAAACTATCATCTTTTATTTCACACAACCCTTCACTACCCAACCATATTTTAAGTATAATAATTTATATACGGTTTAATCAAGTAATAACTATATCATGTTACACAAATATATTAAACATAGCTAAACAGCACACATAACATTAAGCATTTAGAATGCTTGTATTTATGTGTAAgcagaaagtaactatgcactcacttcaTAAAAGTGGATGCCTTAGAATTTGGTCAGAACTTCGCCTTAGTACCTTAGCTTTTCCTCTGATGTGACCTAGGTATAAATGTCACTGAGTCTTAATCTTACAATCTAGGCGACTAATGACAGACTAGATTCCCCACTAATCCCGatatctacatcaagatctatcaagtaaggaacaaccacgtaggatcatatcggaggtagggtccgtttggtatacagagtatactatttggaaatctcacttaaaacacctcactaaatccaacctagacatcatccccataagtagatcagtcgatataatgacttggaatcactgataaaacTTGATTagaggttcataataatgactataactataattaaaagttacaattgaataaaataagtgtagcttaacttacatagCTTTTAGCGAAACTGAGAAGTATGCGAGCAGGACTCTGATCCAAGAGCTTCTATTCATCGACTATCTGACACCGTATGGCTTCGTAGAAGTGGTCAGAAACTCTGGGGTAAAGGGATAAAGGTTGGAAAGGGTCCTAGAGCGATTCTGGAGGAAGGTGTAAAGAGAAATGGCTGAAAAACACATCTTTATATAGCCTGAAAATGGGTGCACGCGCACACTTGGTCGCTCCTGCTGACGTGGCTTCTCTCAAACTATGACATGTGGTGACTTTTGGGTGGAGTGTCAGTGCATGTCGCACACCTTGTCGACACGTGCGGATTTTCAGATTttccaaaaattcatatctccctcatataGGCTCCGTTTTCGATGTATTTTATACCCACACATAActattaatgatatctacaactttcatttagaatccatcggctaattttgaatttattttaaagttatatttttaataggatTAGACTattaaagtctgttaaaaattcataattctCTTGTCCGATGTTCGTttttgactttctttatatcGAAGGACTCCtactaacgagatcttcgattctcgtttagattgtttttgtGAGATCCTCAAGTTTCATGGCTACAAAAGACTGATTTTTTTggcttatttaaaatcagagtatcctttttgaagaataatactgcaaaatttgttcccaaaaacatgataataatattatcaaagcatttctgaagaaatgtattttatttatattaaaaacgttAGGATGCCATCATCAATTCAGTACATCGATATAAACGAAAATAATATAGGTCTAACATACATCTATTATTCTACTGGGCTATAATCCATAAATCTCTCCTCTAATCATCACACCTATACCCTCgtaccactacctgtaatacaagaaactgagtgggtcaggcttgggagcctggtgagcacataggggtTTCAACCGACAATAAataatttcttttaattatatatttttcatcaaatcattcaaccccAATTACCCATttctgttatcctcactttctgtccctAAGACATCTTATTTGAGGGACCTATCCTAAGTATCATCTTCAAGATAGACAACAATGCCTAGGGTATTCGTTAGCAATATATGTCAGTAAGGCAAccgtgtgtgtgtggggggggggggggggattgagTACACTCAGTGAAaacttagttcaaaaacacctataggttgcgagcctgctagcgttccactagactatctagaatagtctgtggtcgtcatctatactctgctagatgactagatcatctttaAAGTCAAGGCCTCTCATCTTCTATTACATCTTTCAGCTCTCATCATTTATATCATCTTACATCTACCCATctctacccaatatatttataggtataaaaatacatatacagtttaaatcaagtaaaacatgtataattcgttcatctagcatatatATCAGATCACAAATAATAGGCACATATAGcatataattatcttaaatacttcatatctatgtgtgagatgaaagtaaatatgcactcacttgttaaagtgatgacttgaaACTCGGAAAACGCTTCACTTCTAGGAACCGACTTTTCCTTTGAtgtaacctagtatcattatcactaagtaTTAGTCTAATAGTCTACATGACTGAAAAATAGTCTATACCTATCAATCATTCCAATGAATACTAAAAATTCTATAAAATATGGATCCGCTAGGTAGGACAATTGGGAGGCAGGATCATTTCGGTGTATAGtctttctaaaatccaacaaccaaaccaacgtgaccattctagacacctctcccgtaagtagatcattCGGTATTATAACTTAGAATTACTGATAgttcttatttataaattcataataacgactatgaatttaaatataaattacataaAAGTAAGATgagtgtaatttaacttacatGGATTCTCTAGACAAAAGTCCAGAAATTACACTGGCGGAACTTTGGGCTGATAGCTACTAGACTTTAGGCTCCTAGGGACCTCAGAACTTGCCAAAATACCttaaaatcttagaaaattcctACCAAAATGGAGTGAAATAGAAAGATAGAgagacaaagagagagagagagagagagagagagagagagagagagagagagagagagagagagagagagagagagagagagagagagatttggagATGTGTGGAATGGAAAGAGCACAAAtgagctatttataggctggaaccCAGACATGCGCGCCGTGGAAGGGCATGCAAGTTATTAGAATCATTATGAGTTGATCGATAGATTCTAAATAGAAAAGTAAATCAAACAATGAATGCAAAGATCAAaattgtgtcgaatgattaaaaaccaatgccttagaagagctcgatgaagaacttctactgtaaaggcaaGTAGGGCAAAATACAATCGACACCCTAATacagtgcatgcatgcactatatatagtctaaccctacAAACATTAGAGACCGGGTGGAGAGGTCCAACCCATTACAAAATGGGCTAATATAGTACAAAACATAACTGACAAAATACTAAacatcccaacaatctccccctttgtgtcaataagGAAGGAAAATTCTTCAATTTTGTTGGCGTTTTTGAACAACGAAAAGCTTTGGCATTATCCCCAGCAGATTTTTGCGAACCAAGATGTACCAATTAATCATATATATGAAACATTTCTTATCCCCAACACTGTTCACTTTGCACTGATTTATCAACTCCAAGATGTATTCCATGCATGGGGTGGAGTATAAATAGTTGTCAGGTAGAAAGAAGCAAACTCTATGAAAATCAACATCAACTCTTTCTCGTATTTGAAATTCCACACTCCAATCATCCTTTCGTATTCTTCTTAGTTTCATCTTGTCAAGATCTTTCATAGGCTCCTTAGGAAGTACTGTAGGTTTCTTGCGAAGGACAATCGCGATTTCCACATCCATCTTCCCAATTTCTTGGATGTAACAAACCAACAACCTTTTGAGATGTGCCACAAGTGGTTTgaatttgttttcatcatttagcAAGAGAAGCAACAAAGAAATCCAATCAAATGGGTTCAAACATGACAAatcaacgagtgtaaattcaaacACTAAACTTGCAGCTCCTCGTGCAACCTTGAAACAAGCATTCAAGAAGCTTTTAGTTTCAATGGGGCCATAAACCTTCACCACAATTAttttctttgaattccatgtttCGTACTGTGGATTCATGTGCTTGAGATAAAAAGAGATAAGCAACAGATTGACATCATTATCAGACTCAAGAGCATTCTCAACTCTGTCAAAACTACAAAACAAGAACGCCTTTGGAGTCATGGGAAAATCAAGTTGCAAATCCAAAGTGTTTTCTAATTCAAATTAAGTAACTGGCTCCAGCCAGTAAACACTTGGATTATCGATGCCTTCGTTCATGATACGCTCTATAGAACAAGCAGGAAAAAGAAGCTTTTGAGTTTCCAGAGTGACTTAGGCTTCACGGGCTTTCCTTTCTTTTTCTTCGGCTTCCCGGACAATTCGATGATTTTTGTCAACTTCTGCGCGACGAGCCTTGCGTCTTAACTTTTcattttcatcttcttcttcctcatcacTATCATCAACCACTTTCTCTTTTCCTCTTGATGCCGAATTTACATTATCCTTCAGATCATTAGACTTTGGTA
The genomic region above belongs to Lactuca sativa cultivar Salinas chromosome 4, Lsat_Salinas_v11, whole genome shotgun sequence and contains:
- the LOC111882119 gene encoding protein MID1-COMPLEMENTING ACTIVITY 1, whose amino-acid sequence is MAAAWEHFGEIANVAQLTGLDAVKLIGMIVQAANTARLHKKNCKQFATHLKLIGNLLQQLKISELKRYPETREPLEQLEDALRRSYILVNSCQDRSYLYLLAMGWNIVYQFRKAQNEIDRYLKIIPLITLVDNARVRERLEYIEMDQREYTLDDEDRKVQDVIMKPDPSHTDTVVLKKTLSCSYPNLPFKEVIKKENEKLHMELQRSQANLDVGQCEVIQHLIEVTQVVASNSQHETEPQYPNVNTNKQAQDESDKNTITNTKPHSTSRSTSYGHQEWHSDLLGCCSEPKMCMKTFFFPCGTFSKIASVATNRHMTSGEACNELMAYSLILSCCCYTSCIRRKLRMTLNITGGWCDDFLSHIMCCCCALVQELREVEMRGIHGPEKTKTSSPPSQWMES